The Bacteroidota bacterium genome window below encodes:
- a CDS encoding penicillin acylase family protein, whose protein sequence is MTKPLKITLGILGSAIIILIALIFFLKYLVTKSFPEYEGKINVEGINGAVTIYRDEFGVPHIFADNEHDLMFTAGYVQAQDRLWQMDISRRAGEGRLAEVLGSSAAGFDRLFRTLNLTEIVSKIEAELPPEVNSALRAYSDGVNAFIRENQGNFPIEFDMLGYEPELWKVEHSLLLSRLMAWDLNLAWWVDLTMGALTDKFGYEKAKELLPVYPAEAPTIVGGKLQEKKVVRNTTHNLLDTPDISGFKHLVQQYRNYFGINGSATGSNAWVISSAKSASGKPILANDPHLGLPAPSKWYEMHLSAPGWNVAGCAIPGTPFIVIGSNDRIAWGLTNAMIDETDFYIVTTDTTNPNLYNYEKKLIPIKNREEVIYIGKEDSLEFTIRETHHGPIISDLHPALMTKANPQNKLVAMRWCGFEVSQEPYAFYLINKASNKEEFENGLKHFAVPGQNFIYADIEGNIGHWTAAKIPLRGNFNPTFPLPGWSKEYEWKGFVSYEQLPKLWNPPEQFIATANNKIADNTSYFISNLFMPPSRIERINELLNEAPLFSVEDFKRMQLDYISPHARNLTRLITNTFSEYPVTDSDIKSTLEYLNNWDFKHSPTDVASTIFNMFFVKLIHNTFEDEMGKEILNDYMFFSAVPIIVVDKIFSADSSGWFDNVNTERVETKSDIIKKSFSDALAQLRTDINPELKNWQWGVLHSVTFEHLFGKRKPLDKVFNIGPFPVGGSTNTINNGEYNFSRPFKNVVGPSTRQIVDLARPLSRFSVLTTGQSGQPLNKHYSDQTLLWLNGDYKIVSMNRNEIENSGWNKLVLAPQK, encoded by the coding sequence CTAAAAATCACTTTAGGGATTTTAGGCAGTGCAATTATTATACTAATCGCTTTAATCTTTTTCCTAAAATATTTAGTTACTAAATCGTTTCCCGAATACGAGGGTAAAATAAATGTAGAAGGAATAAACGGCGCGGTTACTATCTACCGCGATGAGTTCGGTGTACCGCATATATTTGCTGACAACGAACACGACTTGATGTTTACAGCAGGATATGTCCAAGCTCAAGACCGTTTATGGCAGATGGATATTTCGAGACGAGCCGGCGAAGGACGCTTAGCTGAAGTTTTAGGAAGTTCTGCAGCCGGTTTCGACAGGCTTTTTCGAACTTTGAACCTGACTGAAATTGTCTCGAAAATAGAAGCCGAGTTGCCGCCCGAAGTCAACTCAGCTTTAAGAGCTTATTCCGACGGTGTAAATGCTTTCATTCGGGAAAATCAGGGGAATTTTCCCATCGAGTTTGATATGTTAGGATACGAACCTGAATTATGGAAAGTCGAGCACAGCCTGCTTCTCTCACGCCTAATGGCTTGGGATTTAAATTTGGCTTGGTGGGTCGATTTGACGATGGGGGCGCTGACGGATAAATTCGGATACGAAAAAGCGAAGGAATTACTTCCGGTTTATCCCGCAGAAGCACCGACGATAGTTGGGGGAAAGTTGCAGGAAAAAAAAGTTGTACGGAATACCACGCACAACCTACTCGACACTCCGGATATTTCAGGTTTTAAACATCTCGTACAACAGTATCGAAATTATTTTGGCATTAATGGTTCGGCAACAGGAAGTAATGCCTGGGTAATTTCTTCTGCAAAATCGGCAAGCGGCAAACCGATATTGGCTAACGATCCGCATCTCGGTTTACCTGCACCGTCAAAGTGGTACGAGATGCATCTCTCGGCGCCCGGTTGGAATGTAGCCGGCTGTGCTATTCCCGGAACTCCCTTTATCGTCATTGGCAGCAATGATCGAATCGCCTGGGGTTTGACTAATGCTATGATTGATGAAACCGATTTCTATATTGTAACAACCGACACTACTAATCCAAACTTGTATAATTACGAAAAAAAATTGATCCCGATTAAGAACCGTGAGGAAGTAATATATATTGGAAAAGAGGATAGTTTAGAATTTACGATTCGCGAAACTCATCACGGGCCGATAATCAGCGACCTCCATCCAGCCCTGATGACAAAAGCAAATCCCCAAAATAAATTAGTTGCGATGCGTTGGTGCGGATTTGAAGTCAGCCAGGAACCTTATGCTTTTTACCTGATCAACAAAGCAAGTAATAAAGAAGAGTTTGAAAATGGCCTGAAACATTTTGCTGTTCCGGGGCAAAATTTTATTTATGCAGATATAGAGGGAAATATCGGTCATTGGACAGCAGCAAAAATTCCGCTGCGTGGAAATTTCAATCCCACATTTCCGCTTCCCGGATGGTCGAAAGAGTATGAGTGGAAGGGCTTTGTCAGCTACGAACAATTACCAAAACTTTGGAATCCGCCTGAACAATTTATAGCAACTGCAAATAATAAAATTGCCGATAATACTTCTTACTTTATTTCAAATCTCTTTATGCCCCCTTCGCGCATCGAAAGAATAAACGAACTTCTAAACGAAGCACCTTTATTTTCTGTAGAAGATTTTAAAAGAATGCAGTTGGATTACATCTCACCACATGCCCGCAATCTTACAAGGTTAATTACAAATACATTCAGCGAATATCCTGTAACAGATTCAGATATAAAGTCGACTCTCGAATATTTGAACAATTGGGATTTCAAACACTCGCCAACCGATGTCGCTTCAACGATTTTTAATATGTTCTTCGTAAAACTAATTCATAACACTTTCGAAGATGAGATGGGGAAAGAAATTTTGAATGATTACATGTTTTTTTCTGCTGTGCCAATTATAGTTGTTGATAAAATATTTTCTGCTGATTCATCAGGTTGGTTCGACAATGTTAACACGGAACGGGTAGAAACAAAGTCGGATATAATCAAAAAAAGTTTTTCCGATGCCCTTGCACAGCTTCGAACTGATATAAATCCGGAATTAAAAAATTGGCAGTGGGGTGTTTTGCATTCGGTTACTTTTGAACACCTGTTCGGCAAACGAAAACCTCTCGATAAAGTTTTTAATATAGGACCTTTTCCGGTTGGTGGTTCGACAAACACAATAAACAACGGCGAGTACAATTTCAGTCGTCCGTTCAAAAACGTTGTGGGTCCCTCAACCCGCCAGATAGTCGATTTAGCAAGACCTTTGAGCAGGTTTAGTGTCCTAACCACGGGACAATCGGGACAGCCGCTTAATAAGCATTATTCCGACCAAACATTGTTGTGGTTAAACGGCGATTATAAAATCGTTTCAATGAATCGAAATGAGATTGAAAATTCAGGTTGGAATAAATTGGTATTAGCTCCGCAAAAATAA
- a CDS encoding NAD-dependent deacylase, whose amino-acid sequence MFSEKLIQKLKAAESVVFFTGAGISAESGVPTFRGDEGLWKKFKPEELANFDAFLRNTELVWEWYKYRKQIIANVQPNPGHYAIVEFEKLYKNFAIITQNVDNLHRRAGSKNIFELHGNIQLNYCIKCRKDFSDELILSNAEIPKCDVCAGLIRPGVVWFGEMLPEDQWNGAERAALSADLFFSVGTSGIVYPAASLPYLAKRNGAYIVEVNPDPTPITEIADEFLCGKSGEILPQIVKIISNEK is encoded by the coding sequence ATGTTTTCAGAAAAATTAATTCAAAAATTAAAAGCAGCTGAATCGGTCGTGTTTTTTACAGGAGCCGGAATATCAGCAGAAAGCGGAGTGCCGACTTTCCGCGGTGATGAGGGGCTTTGGAAAAAATTTAAACCTGAAGAGCTTGCCAACTTCGATGCTTTTTTAAGAAATACTGAACTTGTTTGGGAGTGGTACAAATACCGGAAGCAAATTATTGCAAACGTTCAGCCAAACCCGGGTCATTATGCAATTGTAGAGTTTGAAAAATTATATAAAAACTTTGCAATCATCACGCAAAACGTGGACAATTTACATCGGCGGGCAGGGAGTAAAAATATATTCGAGTTGCACGGAAACATACAACTCAACTATTGTATAAAATGCAGGAAAGATTTTTCGGATGAATTGATTTTATCAAATGCTGAAATCCCAAAGTGCGATGTCTGCGCCGGATTAATCCGTCCGGGGGTTGTATGGTTCGGAGAAATGCTGCCCGAAGACCAGTGGAACGGAGCTGAAAGGGCTGCACTTTCAGCAGATTTGTTTTTCTCTGTCGGAACTTCGGGTATTGTTTATCCGGCGGCTTCGTTACCATATTTAGCAAAGCGGAACGGAGCTTATATTGTAGAAGTCAATCCCGACCCCACACCTATTACGGAAATTGCCGATGAATTTTTATGCGGAAAGTCGGGCGAGATTTTACCTCAAATTGTTAAAATAATTTCCAATGAAAAATAA
- the pheA gene encoding prephenate dehydratase, translating into MKNKQERNTNRIVAFQGEDGAYSQEAIFKIFGPYTHTLPCRTFEDIFKSVENEKAELGLLPIENSTAGAINQSYDLLLDHDLKISGEIIFRVRHALLAANGTTLENIRRVYSHPQALAQCEQFIASHSWEAVSVYDTAGAARQLAVSGEPDAAAIASETAARLYGLQILATGVEDLSNNFTRFFVIGNSELPRTEKSKTSIVFTTENVPGALYDCLGYLALRRINLTKLESRPDRRNPWHYVFYLDFEGHREDQLCRDMLNDLQNKSSFLKVLGSYPATDI; encoded by the coding sequence ATGAAAAATAAACAAGAAAGAAATACTAACCGCATAGTTGCGTTTCAAGGAGAAGATGGCGCATATTCACAGGAAGCTATTTTTAAGATTTTCGGACCATATACGCATACGTTACCTTGTCGTACTTTCGAGGATATTTTTAAGTCGGTTGAAAACGAAAAAGCTGAATTAGGTTTACTTCCCATCGAAAATTCTACAGCAGGTGCTATAAACCAATCGTACGATCTGCTTTTAGATCACGATCTTAAAATATCTGGCGAGATAATTTTTCGGGTTCGCCACGCCCTGCTTGCTGCGAATGGGACCACACTTGAAAATATTAGAAGGGTGTATTCACATCCGCAGGCGCTTGCCCAGTGCGAACAGTTTATAGCATCGCACAGTTGGGAAGCGGTATCGGTTTACGACACTGCAGGTGCAGCACGGCAACTCGCGGTATCGGGCGAACCTGACGCAGCAGCAATCGCAAGCGAAACTGCTGCACGGTTATACGGTCTGCAAATTCTTGCCACCGGCGTTGAAGATTTATCAAATAACTTTACACGTTTTTTTGTGATTGGAAATTCTGAGTTGCCGCGGACAGAAAAATCGAAAACCTCAATTGTGTTTACAACAGAGAATGTTCCCGGCGCTTTGTACGATTGTCTTGGTTATCTTGCATTGCGTAGAATTAATTTAACCAAACTCGAATCGCGTCCTGACCGCCGGAACCCTTGGCATTATGTGTTCTATCTTGATTTTGAAGGACACCGCGAAGACCAACTCTGTCGCGATATGTTAAACGATTTACAAAATAAATCATCGTTTCTCAAAGTGTTAGGTTCT